Proteins from a single region of Roseofilum capinflatum BLCC-M114:
- a CDS encoding sensor histidine kinase has translation MLKRLKIWTALLPRKLSLRVILVVPFVLQVSLAVSLTGWFSLRNGQKAINQVTTQLRAEITARIEQELATYIHDLYLVNQINQDAVTLNLLNLEDPQQLQAYFGKQLQAFEAISALKFSSEEGQFLGLERSPDGYLLSLANPDTEQALETYELHSSQEIGELLSSTPDYDSRLELWYENAIQAGKATWGGIYTHLGSETLATTVNQPVYTNKGKLLGVFGAEFRLSEISEFLQALNISPGAEAFILERSGLLVASSTLDRPFLVTYGTTLRIQATNTSDRLIQSSAQYLQEEFGTLENVKTTEKLQFLLAGERQFLQVTPFQNAQGIDWLIVVVVPEADFMQQINANTWITIQLCAIALFVSLLLGLRTSRWITQSLHQLIQATGAIAKGNLNQHLPHFYLRELETLRRSFNQMSQQLRQSFQALETANQTLEERVEKRTEALKLEKEKTEQALQELKQTQAQLIQTEKMSSLGQIVAGVAHEINNPISFIYSNLPHAKEYLEGLTELIELYQKYHPEAADEINQKTQDIDLEFIVADFHDLMISMQSGADRIQKIVLGLRSFSRLDESDQKWVNIQDGLESSLMILQANLQSIQVIENYTRVSNVFCYPSEINQVFFQILENAIDALSEADIIDPTLWIETQDLSEDRVQIRIADNGPGIEESLRSRIFDPFFTTKPVGRGTGLGLSISYQIIVEKHKGQLLCNSIPGKGTEFLIQLPIKSS, from the coding sequence TTGCTTAAACGTCTCAAAATCTGGACTGCACTTCTGCCCCGTAAACTATCTTTACGGGTTATTTTAGTTGTGCCCTTTGTGCTGCAAGTTTCCTTAGCCGTCAGTTTAACCGGTTGGTTTTCCCTTCGCAATGGACAAAAAGCGATTAATCAAGTCACGACTCAACTGCGGGCAGAAATTACCGCTCGCATTGAGCAGGAACTCGCCACCTATATTCATGATTTATATTTAGTCAATCAAATTAATCAAGATGCCGTAACTCTCAACCTGCTGAATCTAGAAGATCCTCAGCAACTGCAAGCCTATTTTGGCAAGCAGTTACAAGCCTTTGAAGCGATTAGTGCGCTGAAGTTTAGCAGCGAGGAAGGGCAATTTTTAGGCTTAGAGCGATCGCCGGATGGATACCTGCTATCCTTAGCCAACCCAGACACAGAGCAAGCCTTAGAAACCTATGAACTCCATTCTTCTCAAGAAATCGGAGAACTCCTGTCATCCACCCCAGACTATGATAGCCGCCTAGAATTATGGTATGAGAATGCCATTCAAGCCGGAAAAGCCACTTGGGGAGGGATTTACACCCATCTCGGTTCAGAAACCCTAGCCACTACCGTCAATCAACCCGTTTATACCAACAAGGGCAAACTCTTAGGAGTATTTGGGGCGGAATTTCGACTCTCAGAAATTAGTGAATTTTTGCAAGCATTAAATATTAGTCCAGGGGCAGAAGCCTTTATTTTAGAGCGTTCCGGCTTATTAGTCGCCAGTTCCACCCTAGATCGTCCCTTTCTCGTCACCTATGGCACAACCTTAAGAATTCAAGCCACCAATACCAGCGATCGCCTCATTCAATCCTCTGCCCAATATCTGCAAGAAGAATTTGGCACTTTAGAAAACGTAAAAACCACGGAAAAATTGCAATTTTTGCTTGCAGGAGAGCGACAATTTTTACAAGTCACCCCCTTTCAAAATGCCCAAGGCATCGATTGGCTGATTGTGGTGGTGGTTCCAGAAGCCGATTTTATGCAGCAAATCAACGCTAATACGTGGATTACGATTCAACTTTGTGCGATCGCCCTCTTCGTCTCCCTTTTACTCGGCTTAAGAACCTCCCGTTGGATTACCCAATCCTTACATCAACTCATTCAAGCTACCGGGGCGATCGCCAAAGGCAACCTCAATCAACACTTACCCCACTTCTATCTGCGAGAATTAGAAACCTTGCGCCGTTCCTTTAACCAAATGTCCCAACAACTGCGCCAGTCTTTCCAAGCCTTAGAAACCGCCAACCAAACCTTAGAAGAACGAGTCGAAAAGCGCACCGAAGCCCTCAAACTCGAAAAAGAAAAAACCGAGCAAGCCCTACAGGAACTCAAGCAAACCCAAGCCCAACTCATTCAAACTGAAAAAATGTCCAGCTTGGGGCAAATTGTTGCCGGAGTCGCCCATGAAATCAACAACCCGATCAGCTTTATTTACAGCAACTTACCCCATGCCAAAGAATATTTAGAAGGATTGACCGAATTGATTGAACTGTATCAAAAATACCATCCGGAAGCCGCCGATGAAATCAATCAAAAAACACAAGACATTGACCTAGAATTTATTGTCGCAGATTTTCACGACTTAATGATCTCCATGCAAAGTGGAGCCGATCGCATCCAGAAAATCGTCTTAGGCTTGCGAAGTTTTTCCCGGTTGGATGAATCCGATCAAAAATGGGTGAATATCCAAGATGGATTAGAGAGCAGCTTAATGATTCTACAAGCTAATTTACAATCGATTCAAGTCATTGAAAACTATACCAGAGTCTCCAATGTATTTTGCTACCCCAGTGAAATCAATCAAGTCTTTTTCCAGATTCTAGAAAATGCCATAGATGCCCTATCTGAAGCTGATATTATCGATCCGACTCTATGGATTGAAACCCAAGACCTCTCAGAAGATCGGGTGCAAATTCGCATAGCTGATAACGGCCCGGGAATTGAAGAAAGCTTGCGATCGCGCATTTTTGATCCCTTTTTTACCACCAAACCCGTCGGCCGGGGAACCGGATTAGGTCTCTCCATTAGCTATCAAATTATTGTCGAGAAACATAAGGGTCAACTCCTCTGCAATTCCATCCCTGGAAAAGGAACCGAGTTCTTGATACAATTACCCATAAAATCGAGTTAA
- a CDS encoding transporter substrate-binding domain-containing protein, which yields MKSIKTFLILSITTLFSVLVFSACSPTQTPDTLVMGTSADYPPYEFKDSTGGEERIIGFDVDIAQYLADSLNFELKIEDMNFDRLISALENNEVDFVMAGMSPTPERQAKVDFTDLYYQASSIILMPRGANLNLKEDAQGKRVGVQGGSIQADAAKKITDIELVEFDKIGEIIQAVKAKTLDAAIIESTVAERYASANPDLDFTQSFDTESSGSAIALPKGSPYTESFNQVLTEMKETGKIKELIQKWFS from the coding sequence ATGAAATCAATAAAAACCTTCCTGATTCTCAGTATAACAACTTTGTTTAGTGTGCTGGTTTTTTCTGCTTGTAGCCCAACCCAAACTCCAGACACTTTAGTTATGGGAACCTCTGCTGATTATCCTCCCTATGAATTTAAAGATAGTACAGGAGGAGAAGAACGGATTATTGGTTTTGATGTTGACATTGCCCAATATTTAGCGGATTCTCTGAATTTTGAGCTAAAAATTGAGGATATGAACTTCGATCGCCTCATTTCTGCCTTAGAAAACAATGAAGTAGATTTTGTCATGGCGGGAATGTCTCCCACACCAGAGCGCCAAGCTAAGGTAGACTTTACCGATCTCTATTATCAAGCTTCTAGTATTATTCTCATGCCCAGAGGGGCAAATCTTAACCTGAAAGAGGACGCACAAGGCAAGCGGGTGGGGGTGCAAGGGGGATCGATTCAAGCGGATGCAGCTAAAAAGATTACTGATATTGAGTTAGTAGAGTTTGATAAAATTGGGGAAATTATCCAAGCAGTGAAAGCCAAAACCCTAGATGCAGCGATTATCGAGTCCACGGTAGCGGAGCGCTATGCTTCCGCGAACCCGGATTTAGATTTTACCCAATCCTTTGACACCGAATCGAGTGGATCGGCGATCGCCCTTCCCAAGGGTTCACCCTATACCGAATCCTTTAATCAAGTCTTAACCGAAATGAAAGAGACTGGAAAAATCAAAGAACTCATCCAGAAATGGTTTAGCTAA
- a CDS encoding diguanylate cyclase domain-containing protein: MSKSSNPKPCPQLLVVDDFPENLRLLKTVLQQQGYEVRLAANGKFALTSLDHFQPDLILLDIMMPEMNGYLFCQSLKKNPQTSDIPVIFLSALQEGMDKAKAFQLGGADYLTKPFQVEELLARVKHHLKLRDLQRELKLKNQVLEVKNKELQKTQREMSLMLDVTKIINDVLDINAAISQVLERVCSHIVWDHAEAWVPNQEETLLTYTPCLEEGVARFQNFQKKSAQITFTLDEGLPGRIWQSQKPEWIKDCSNCEDRLYIRKNLAKQSGFKSVFGVPIISNQNQKVLAILVFYKLNIESCNDELVDLIQAVVNQLASPLEKSKLYQKLEKVNQELEYLAHRDGLTKVANRRVFDSVLEQEWLRMKREKTCLSLVLCDVDFFKKYNDFYGHLKGDDCLIKIAQCLTKAARRPGDLVARYGGEEFAIILPNTDPKGASEVVRCVQKEIANLQIPHQTSEINQSITLSLGISSVVAKDIGSSKSLINAADRALYEAKQLGRNQFCYQPLNDS, from the coding sequence ATGAGTAAGTCTTCTAATCCTAAGCCATGTCCACAACTTTTAGTTGTCGATGATTTCCCAGAAAATCTTCGTCTACTGAAAACTGTTTTGCAACAACAAGGGTATGAAGTTCGTTTAGCAGCTAATGGTAAATTTGCCCTCACCAGCCTTGACCATTTTCAACCCGATTTAATTCTTCTAGATATCATGATGCCTGAAATGAATGGGTATCTTTTTTGTCAAAGTCTCAAGAAAAATCCCCAAACTTCTGATATCCCCGTTATTTTCTTAAGTGCCCTTCAAGAAGGTATGGACAAGGCTAAAGCGTTTCAACTAGGAGGAGCTGATTACCTGACTAAACCCTTTCAAGTGGAAGAACTCTTAGCTAGGGTGAAACATCACCTTAAGTTGAGAGACCTACAGAGAGAGTTGAAGTTAAAAAATCAAGTTTTAGAGGTCAAAAATAAGGAGCTACAAAAAACTCAGAGAGAAATGAGTTTAATGCTAGATGTCACTAAAATTATTAATGATGTTCTGGACATTAATGCAGCAATTTCTCAGGTTTTAGAGCGAGTCTGTTCTCATATTGTTTGGGATCATGCAGAAGCGTGGGTTCCCAATCAGGAAGAAACGTTATTAACTTATACTCCTTGTCTAGAAGAAGGAGTTGCTCGGTTTCAAAATTTCCAGAAGAAAAGCGCACAGATAACCTTTACTCTGGATGAAGGTTTGCCCGGTAGAATTTGGCAATCTCAAAAACCCGAATGGATTAAGGATTGTTCTAATTGTGAAGATCGTTTATACATTCGCAAGAATTTAGCGAAACAGTCAGGATTTAAGTCTGTTTTTGGCGTGCCTATTATTTCTAATCAAAATCAAAAAGTTTTGGCTATTCTTGTTTTTTATAAATTAAATATTGAAAGTTGCAATGATGAATTGGTGGATTTAATTCAAGCCGTAGTTAATCAACTGGCTTCCCCTTTAGAAAAATCAAAGTTATATCAAAAACTAGAAAAAGTCAATCAAGAGTTAGAATACTTAGCCCATCGAGATGGATTAACTAAGGTGGCGAATCGGCGTGTTTTTGATTCTGTATTGGAACAAGAATGGTTGCGGATGAAACGTGAAAAAACTTGTTTATCCTTGGTTTTATGTGATGTTGATTTTTTTAAAAAATATAATGACTTTTATGGACACTTAAAGGGAGACGATTGTTTAATTAAAATCGCTCAATGTTTAACGAAAGCAGCCAGAAGACCAGGGGATTTAGTGGCTAGATATGGCGGAGAAGAATTTGCCATAATTTTACCCAATACCGATCCTAAAGGTGCGTCTGAGGTGGTGCGTTGTGTCCAAAAAGAAATTGCTAACTTGCAAATTCCTCACCAAACTTCTGAGATCAATCAATCTATCACATTAAGTTTAGGCATTAGCAGCGTAGTTGCTAAAGATATAGGCTCAAGCAAGTCTCTCATTAATGCTGCCGATCGCGCTTTATATGAAGCCAAACAATTAGGCAGAAATCAATTTTGCTATCAGCCTCTAAATGACTCATAA
- a CDS encoding alpha/beta fold hydrolase has protein sequence MTSQLLSANPFTPQTWLWQNHQITYTVQGQGLPLVLLHGFGGCIGHWRKNIPTLAQAGYQVFALDLLGFGASDKPALTYSLDLWYSLLQDFWETHIQQPSVWIGNSIGGLLSLMILSRSPERGKAGVLINCAGGLNHRPEELNFPLRIIMGGFTHLVSSPLTGPLMFNQVRQKHRIRRTLHQVYMSSEAITDELVDLLYQPSCDPGAQQVFASVLTAPPGPKPEELLPQVKQPLLVLWGENDPWTPIAGAKLYRRLAQSRADVEFISIPNAGHCPHDEYPDLVNRLILRGLTQF, from the coding sequence GTGACCTCTCAACTGTTATCCGCAAATCCCTTCACCCCTCAAACCTGGCTCTGGCAGAACCACCAGATTACCTATACGGTTCAAGGCCAAGGTCTTCCCCTGGTCTTACTCCATGGTTTTGGGGGATGTATAGGCCATTGGCGCAAAAATATCCCCACCTTAGCCCAAGCTGGATATCAAGTGTTTGCCCTAGATTTACTGGGGTTTGGAGCTTCAGATAAACCCGCCTTAACCTACTCCCTAGACCTCTGGTATAGCCTACTTCAGGACTTTTGGGAAACCCATATTCAACAGCCCAGCGTATGGATTGGTAATTCGATTGGTGGACTGCTGAGTTTAATGATTCTCTCGCGATCGCCAGAGCGGGGAAAGGCTGGAGTTTTGATTAACTGTGCGGGGGGGTTAAACCACCGTCCTGAAGAACTGAATTTTCCCTTACGGATAATCATGGGAGGGTTTACTCATTTGGTCAGTTCTCCCCTAACCGGGCCATTGATGTTTAATCAGGTACGACAAAAACACCGCATTCGCAGGACGCTCCATCAAGTGTATATGTCTTCCGAGGCGATTACAGATGAGTTGGTGGATTTGCTCTATCAACCATCCTGCGATCCTGGGGCACAACAGGTGTTTGCTTCGGTACTGACTGCTCCTCCGGGGCCAAAACCAGAAGAGTTATTACCCCAGGTGAAACAGCCTTTGTTGGTTTTGTGGGGAGAAAATGACCCTTGGACTCCGATTGCGGGGGCGAAATTATATCGTCGTTTGGCTCAAAGCCGTGCAGATGTTGAGTTTATCTCGATTCCGAATGCGGGTCATTGTCCCCATGATGAATATCCGGATTTAGTCAATCGGCTGATTTTAAGGGGATTAACTCAATTTTGA